In the genome of Carnobacterium viridans, one region contains:
- the rplJ gene encoding 50S ribosomal protein L10, with protein sequence MSQAAIAKKQELVDLASTKFKEAASVVVMDYRGLTVEEVTNLRKQLRDAGIQMKVIKNSVLSRAAEAAGLEGMDDVFKGPTAIAFSNDDVVAPAKIIAEFAKGAAALEIKGGVIEGRVSSATEINALATLPDRDGLLSMLLSVLQAPVRNTALAIKAVAESKEEVA encoded by the coding sequence ATGAGTCAAGCAGCAATCGCAAAAAAACAAGAACTAGTTGATTTAGCATCAACTAAATTTAAAGAAGCAGCTTCAGTAGTTGTAATGGACTACCGTGGATTAACTGTTGAAGAAGTGACTAATTTACGTAAGCAATTACGTGATGCAGGAATTCAAATGAAAGTTATCAAAAATTCAGTTTTAAGCCGTGCAGCAGAAGCAGCAGGTTTAGAAGGAATGGACGATGTTTTCAAAGGACCTACAGCTATCGCATTCAGTAATGATGACGTTGTAGCACCTGCAAAAATTATCGCTGAATTTGCTAAAGGCGCAGCGGCATTAGAAATCAAAGGTGGCGTAATTGAAGGACGCGTTTCTTCAGCTACTGAGATCAATGCTCTTGCAACATTACCAGACCGCGATGGTTTGTTGTCAATGTTGTTATCTGTACTTCAAGCACCAGTTCGCAATACTGCACTTGCTATCAAAGCAGTTGCAGAATCAAAAGAAGAAGTAGCTTAA
- a CDS encoding class I SAM-dependent methyltransferase, whose translation MTDHYFSNNPKIASETAAWTYTLRGNEFKFVTDAGVFSKKTVDFGSRLLIETLEFSEIIDGDILDVGCGYGPMGLALAKEDPNRKVEMVDVNERALGLAKQNASNNRLSNVLIHTSDVYESVEGKLFAAIVSNPPIRAGKKVVHGILTGAFDLLKKGGTLTIVIQKKQGAPSAQAKMEETFGNAKVVVKDKGYWIIQSFKEEEN comes from the coding sequence ATGACAGATCATTATTTTTCGAACAATCCCAAAATTGCCAGTGAAACAGCAGCTTGGACATATACGCTGCGTGGCAATGAGTTTAAATTTGTCACAGATGCAGGAGTATTTTCAAAAAAAACAGTGGATTTCGGTTCTCGACTATTGATAGAAACGCTTGAATTCTCTGAAATAATAGATGGCGATATTTTAGATGTAGGATGTGGATATGGCCCGATGGGATTAGCCTTAGCGAAAGAAGATCCTAATCGTAAAGTAGAAATGGTTGATGTAAATGAACGAGCATTGGGATTAGCTAAGCAAAACGCATCGAATAACCGATTATCCAATGTACTGATTCATACTTCGGATGTCTATGAATCTGTAGAAGGCAAATTGTTTGCGGCCATTGTTAGCAATCCTCCTATTCGAGCTGGAAAAAAAGTGGTACATGGTATTTTAACAGGTGCTTTTGACCTGCTTAAAAAAGGCGGAACGTTAACAATCGTAATTCAAAAGAAACAAGGTGCACCAAGTGCGCAAGCAAAAATGGAAGAGACATTCGGCAATGCTAAAGTGGTCGTTAAAGATAAAGGTTATTGGATTATTCAAAGTTTTAAAGAAGAAGAGAATTAA
- a CDS encoding NRDE family protein, translating to MCLIALQLHEHPLYKMILVANRDEAYTRPTAAAGFWKDYPQVLAGRDLLQMGTWLGITKEGRFAALTNSYDSTFSVPENPVSRGQIVRDYLTTTQSALDFLAYLQDKRLDYAGFNLLLGDIDHLWHFNNHTNQVNSLRSGIHGLSNASLNDPWPKVLKVKSHLQQLHLKSTFLDPNELLTAFMDTSLPSGKDAILTSTTSLHLEQETPPIFIKTPEYGTVSTTVLLVDHKNNVTFIERSYTKEGITGEANYSFKIH from the coding sequence ATGTGCCTAATTGCCCTTCAACTTCACGAACACCCCCTTTACAAAATGATTCTGGTTGCTAACCGGGACGAGGCCTATACACGTCCGACTGCAGCTGCCGGTTTTTGGAAGGATTATCCTCAAGTTTTAGCTGGTAGAGATTTGTTACAAATGGGAACTTGGTTAGGCATTACGAAAGAAGGACGCTTTGCAGCTTTAACGAATAGCTACGATTCTACTTTTAGCGTTCCAGAAAATCCTGTTTCAAGAGGTCAAATCGTGCGTGATTATTTAACGACTACTCAATCTGCATTAGACTTTTTAGCCTATCTACAAGATAAACGCTTAGACTACGCAGGTTTCAACTTATTACTAGGCGATATCGACCACCTTTGGCATTTCAATAATCATACGAATCAAGTAAACTCTCTCAGATCCGGGATACACGGTTTAAGCAACGCTAGTTTGAATGATCCATGGCCAAAAGTGCTAAAAGTAAAATCTCATCTCCAACAACTTCATTTAAAAAGTACGTTCCTTGACCCAAACGAATTGTTAACAGCTTTTATGGATACCAGCTTACCCTCAGGAAAAGACGCCATACTCACTAGCACTACTTCTTTACATCTAGAACAAGAAACTCCTCCAATTTTTATCAAGACTCCGGAATACGGAACAGTCTCCACAACTGTTTTATTAGTTGATCATAAGAATAATGTTACGTTTATCGAACGCAGTTACACTAAAGAAGGCATTACTGGAGAAGCAAACTACTCATTTAAAATTCACTAA
- a CDS encoding Gx transporter family protein, whose product MTRNQKLVYIALLAAQAVILSLVERSIPFPFAFAPGAKLGIANLITIVAIFTLPLKDSFTVVWMRLIMTTLLGGTLSTFMYSCAGALLSYIGMLLVKQLGPKRVSIIGISATGGILHNVGQLAVASWIAQTWTVMLYLPILSFMGILSGIAIGIAANYLMTHVRTLKNFQQQTQQPAKKKRRNTTYVNS is encoded by the coding sequence ATGACTAGAAATCAAAAACTTGTGTATATTGCATTGTTAGCTGCTCAAGCTGTTATCTTAAGCTTAGTCGAACGAAGTATTCCTTTTCCTTTTGCTTTTGCTCCAGGTGCAAAACTTGGGATTGCTAATCTAATCACTATTGTCGCTATTTTCACTTTACCATTAAAGGATAGTTTTACAGTAGTGTGGATGAGACTTATTATGACCACTCTTTTAGGCGGTACACTTTCAACCTTTATGTATAGTTGTGCTGGAGCTTTACTTAGTTATATTGGTATGTTGCTAGTCAAACAACTTGGGCCAAAACGTGTCAGCATCATTGGGATAAGTGCTACAGGCGGCATTTTGCATAATGTTGGTCAACTAGCTGTCGCAAGTTGGATTGCTCAAACATGGACGGTTATGCTGTACTTACCGATTTTATCTTTTATGGGGATTTTATCCGGTATCGCTATCGGCATTGCCGCTAATTACTTGATGACTCACGTACGTACCTTAAAAAACTTCCAACAACAGACGCAACAACCCGCTAAAAAAAAGCGCCGCAACACTACTTACGTAAATTCTTAA
- a CDS encoding FMN-binding protein: protein MGFKAGLKLASVVLASTFILAACGSDDATSKESSAVAESEATSSEKMSSTETVALQDGSYLLEEKNLDDNGWSVVFGMTVEGGQITESTYDYVNDAGELKTKDAEYQKAMKDKVGTGPAEYIPAYNQALVDAQDPSAVEVVSGATHSHELFVEYAQQLVDAAAEGKTETIEIDN from the coding sequence ATGGGATTTAAAGCCGGTTTGAAATTAGCGTCAGTTGTTTTGGCTTCAACATTTATACTAGCAGCGTGTGGTTCTGACGATGCGACGAGTAAAGAAAGTTCAGCAGTAGCTGAATCAGAGGCAACGAGTTCTGAAAAAATGAGTTCAACTGAGACTGTTGCTTTACAAGATGGAAGCTATCTATTAGAAGAAAAAAATCTTGACGACAATGGTTGGAGCGTTGTTTTTGGGATGACCGTTGAAGGTGGACAAATTACAGAATCTACTTATGATTATGTGAATGATGCTGGAGAGTTGAAAACGAAAGATGCAGAGTACCAAAAAGCTATGAAAGATAAAGTGGGAACTGGTCCTGCTGAGTACATTCCAGCTTATAACCAAGCTTTAGTAGATGCGCAAGATCCATCAGCTGTAGAAGTTGTTTCAGGTGCAACTCATTCGCACGAATTATTTGTTGAATACGCACAACAGCTAGTTGATGCAGCAGCAGAAGGTAAAACGGAGACAATTGAAATTGACAACTAA
- a CDS encoding FAD:protein FMN transferase, translated as MKKNKIVKVMFSLLTVLFLLVGCGNNEDTKERALVKEPFERTEFLMGTVVKVTIYNQDKQEALDAAFNRIEELAGLITVDEGNENSEIEKINEQAGIEPVQVADDLYYLVQAAYDYSESTAGSFDLTVGPITELWHIGFDDARKPEQSEIDETLNLVDYSKVKFDDEAQTVYLPEEGMRLDLGAIAKGFITDEVVEVLKEHQVDTAIIDLGGNVYVMGDSAKGEGAAWNVGIQDPFETRGTIIGSLALSDRSIVTSGIYERFLKVDGVNYHHLMNPETGYPFDNELAGVSVITKKSIDGDGLSTSLFSKGLKEGLEYVNTLEDVDALFVTKDKEVYVSDGLKETFKLTNDAFTLK; from the coding sequence ATGAAAAAAAATAAGATAGTGAAAGTAATGTTCTCCCTACTAACGGTATTATTCTTGCTTGTTGGTTGTGGAAATAATGAAGACACAAAAGAGCGTGCGTTAGTTAAAGAACCCTTTGAACGAACTGAATTTTTGATGGGAACTGTTGTGAAAGTTACCATCTATAATCAAGATAAACAAGAAGCGTTAGATGCGGCTTTTAATCGAATTGAAGAGCTAGCAGGTTTAATTACGGTTGATGAGGGAAATGAGAACTCGGAGATTGAAAAAATTAATGAACAAGCCGGTATTGAACCAGTCCAAGTAGCGGATGATTTATATTATTTAGTACAGGCGGCATATGATTATAGTGAAAGTACTGCTGGTAGTTTTGATTTGACAGTCGGACCCATTACAGAGCTATGGCATATTGGTTTTGATGATGCCAGGAAACCAGAACAATCTGAAATTGACGAAACGTTGAACTTAGTAGATTACTCAAAGGTAAAGTTTGATGATGAAGCTCAGACAGTCTATTTGCCAGAAGAAGGTATGCGATTAGATTTAGGAGCGATTGCTAAAGGTTTTATCACAGATGAAGTAGTAGAGGTGTTAAAAGAACACCAAGTAGATACTGCGATTATTGATTTAGGTGGAAACGTGTATGTTATGGGAGATAGTGCAAAAGGTGAAGGAGCAGCTTGGAATGTAGGGATTCAAGATCCGTTTGAAACACGTGGAACGATTATAGGATCTTTAGCTTTAAGCGATAGGTCAATCGTTACTTCAGGTATTTATGAACGGTTCCTTAAAGTTGATGGAGTGAATTACCATCACTTGATGAATCCAGAAACAGGGTATCCATTTGATAATGAGTTAGCAGGAGTCAGTGTGATCACTAAAAAATCAATCGATGGTGACGGACTATCAACTTCACTTTTCTCTAAAGGGTTAAAAGAAGGATTAGAATACGTGAATACATTAGAAGATGTTGATGCACTATTTGTAACAAAAGATAAAGAGGTTTATGTATCAGATGGGTTAAAAGAAACCTTTAAATTAACAAATGATGCATTTACATTAAAATAA
- the nusG gene encoding transcription termination/antitermination protein NusG: MESAKQWYVLHTYSGYENKVKQNIESRANSMGMGDYIFRVVIPEEEEKEVKNGKEKTNMKKTFPGYVLVEMIMSDDSWYVVRNTPGVTGFVGSHGAGSKPAPLLNSEIEVILRRIGMSARHQEINFEVGETVTIIEGAFSGLTGKITEIELEKAKLKVNVEMFGRETSTELDFEQADKL; the protein is encoded by the coding sequence ATAGAAAGTGCAAAACAGTGGTATGTGCTACACACATATTCTGGATATGAAAACAAAGTAAAGCAAAATATCGAGTCTAGAGCAAACAGTATGGGTATGGGGGATTATATTTTCCGAGTAGTTATCCCTGAAGAAGAAGAAAAAGAAGTGAAAAACGGCAAAGAAAAAACAAATATGAAAAAAACATTCCCTGGATATGTCTTAGTTGAAATGATCATGTCTGATGATTCTTGGTACGTTGTTCGTAATACGCCAGGTGTGACCGGGTTTGTAGGTTCTCATGGAGCAGGTAGTAAACCAGCACCGCTTTTAAATTCTGAAATAGAAGTTATTTTACGTCGTATTGGAATGAGTGCTCGTCATCAAGAGATCAATTTTGAAGTTGGCGAAACCGTAACGATTATTGAAGGTGCATTTAGTGGGCTTACAGGTAAAATTACTGAAATTGAATTAGAAAAAGCAAAACTTAAAGTGAATGTTGAAATGTTTGGTCGCGAAACAAGTACTGAATTAGATTTTGAGCAAGCAGATAAGCTATAA
- a CDS encoding FAD-dependent oxidoreductase, with protein MTQTKVVIIGAGFAGVSATKQLAKKLKKNKDVTITLIDRHSYLTYMTELHEVAGGRVEPEAIQYDLQRLFARKKNVNLVTDNVTAVDHDKKVVLTENGSYSYDYLILGMGGEPNDFGTPGVKEHGFTLWSLEDAVRLRHHIEATVAAAAIEHDAAKRAAMMRFVICGSGFTGIEMVGELLDWKDVLAKEYKFDASEIELIVVEAAPTILNTLPRQDADKAEKFMTKKGIKIMKDSPIISVGAESVLLKSGEELPTKTLVWTAGVKANTDTAEFGMEQARAGRLVANEFMEAKDLEDVYVIGDLVYYEEEEGKPTPQIVQAAEQTGHTAAVNVIAAIEGKEKHKFESNYQGTMVSIGSKYGVAYLMDKFHLSGFFAMLMKHIVNLKYFFDIRSGYYMVQYLFHEFFHIRNQRNIFRGHLSRYGNVLWSVPLRVFYGSMWCFEGIKKAFGLFGSQSWFGDNVALPFSWLQDVTSGASEVVEEVAEPIFGLSYVYGEEPMMVFSKAPDWFNSIMQFMIPTPEVALIFQKFMTFVEIAIGLALIAGLFTWLASAATVALVVSFTLSGMFYWVNVWFVFAAIALMNGSGRAFGLDYYIIPWIQKVAGKWWYGTPRSLYK; from the coding sequence ATGACTCAAACAAAAGTAGTTATTATTGGCGCTGGTTTTGCAGGGGTTTCTGCTACAAAACAGCTAGCAAAAAAACTTAAGAAAAATAAAGATGTAACGATTACGCTAATCGATCGTCACTCTTACCTTACTTATATGACCGAATTGCACGAAGTAGCTGGGGGACGTGTTGAACCTGAAGCTATTCAGTATGATTTACAACGATTATTTGCACGTAAAAAAAATGTTAACTTAGTAACCGATAACGTTACAGCAGTTGATCATGATAAAAAAGTAGTACTAACTGAAAATGGCTCTTATTCTTATGACTATTTAATTCTAGGTATGGGTGGAGAACCAAATGACTTTGGAACACCTGGAGTTAAAGAACACGGATTCACTCTTTGGTCGTTAGAAGATGCTGTTCGTCTACGTCACCATATTGAAGCTACCGTTGCTGCTGCAGCTATTGAACACGATGCTGCAAAACGTGCCGCTATGATGCGTTTTGTGATCTGTGGTTCTGGATTTACAGGTATCGAAATGGTCGGAGAACTTTTAGATTGGAAAGATGTTTTAGCGAAAGAGTACAAATTTGACGCTTCAGAGATCGAACTGATCGTTGTTGAAGCTGCTCCAACTATCTTAAACACTCTTCCTCGTCAAGACGCAGATAAAGCTGAAAAATTCATGACGAAAAAAGGCATCAAAATCATGAAAGATTCTCCAATTATTAGTGTTGGAGCTGAATCTGTTTTATTGAAATCTGGTGAAGAACTTCCTACCAAAACATTAGTATGGACTGCAGGTGTTAAAGCTAACACAGATACAGCAGAATTTGGAATGGAACAAGCGCGTGCTGGACGTTTAGTTGCGAATGAGTTTATGGAAGCGAAAGATTTAGAAGATGTTTATGTTATTGGCGATCTTGTCTACTATGAGGAAGAAGAGGGAAAACCAACTCCTCAAATCGTACAAGCTGCTGAACAAACTGGACATACTGCTGCTGTTAATGTTATTGCAGCTATTGAAGGAAAAGAAAAACACAAATTTGAATCAAATTACCAAGGAACAATGGTTTCTATCGGTTCAAAATATGGTGTTGCTTACTTAATGGATAAATTCCACCTTAGCGGATTTTTCGCTATGTTGATGAAACACATCGTTAACTTAAAATATTTCTTTGACATTCGTTCTGGTTACTACATGGTGCAATACTTGTTCCATGAATTCTTCCATATTAGAAATCAACGAAACATTTTCCGTGGTCACCTTTCTCGTTATGGGAATGTTTTATGGAGTGTTCCTTTAAGAGTCTTTTACGGTAGTATGTGGTGTTTTGAAGGGATCAAAAAAGCCTTTGGTTTATTTGGTTCTCAAAGTTGGTTTGGCGATAATGTAGCTTTACCATTCTCTTGGTTGCAAGATGTAACTAGTGGAGCTTCAGAAGTAGTAGAGGAAGTTGCAGAACCAATTTTTGGTTTAAGCTACGTCTATGGCGAAGAACCTATGATGGTTTTCTCTAAAGCTCCTGATTGGTTTAACAGCATTATGCAATTTATGATTCCTACTCCAGAAGTTGCTTTGATTTTCCAAAAATTCATGACTTTCGTAGAAATTGCTATTGGATTAGCTTTGATTGCTGGATTGTTCACTTGGTTGGCTAGTGCAGCTACGGTTGCTTTAGTTGTCAGCTTTACATTATCTGGAATGTTTTACTGGGTAAATGTTTGGTTCGTATTTGCAGCTATTGCTTTGATGAATGGCTCTGGACGTGCATTTGGTTTAGACTACTATATTATTCCATGGATTCAAAAAGTAGCCGGTAAATGGTGGTATGGTACACCAAGATCTTTATACAAATAA
- the menA gene encoding 1,4-dihydroxy-2-naphthoate polyprenyltransferase yields the protein MSIKTFFTLVEIQTKLASLFPILLGTLFTAYYFNTFNFVNTLLFFVAMLIFDMATTAINNLMDYRKAKDKDYRDEVNVIGQEKLSEKLVIHLIVGMVVSSMLLGFGLVYRTNIVLLIIGALCFFIGIFYTFGPVPISRMPLGEPISGLTMGFGIFFIAAFVNVDELSLLSLLFKGQLFLLGGNMVSVLVLFFVSLPTVFLIANIMLANNTCDLEQDILNHRYTLPFYIGKKRAVQLFNALVYMSYVVIVLAVLLSLLHPILLLLLLTIIPMRKNLALYNNKQVKSETFVIAIKNIILFSASEVVLLAISLVFK from the coding sequence ATGTCGATAAAAACCTTTTTTACATTAGTAGAGATTCAAACAAAGTTAGCAAGTTTATTTCCTATTTTATTAGGAACATTATTTACAGCTTATTATTTCAATACATTTAACTTTGTTAATACACTGCTGTTCTTTGTAGCGATGCTGATTTTTGATATGGCAACAACAGCTATTAATAATTTAATGGATTACCGAAAAGCTAAAGATAAAGATTATAGAGATGAAGTGAATGTTATTGGACAAGAAAAACTATCAGAAAAACTCGTCATTCATCTGATTGTCGGAATGGTAGTTAGTTCAATGTTGCTAGGGTTTGGGTTAGTTTATAGAACCAATATTGTATTGTTGATCATAGGAGCTCTCTGCTTCTTTATTGGGATTTTTTATACTTTTGGGCCAGTTCCCATTTCAAGAATGCCTTTAGGAGAACCTATTTCTGGTTTGACTATGGGGTTTGGCATCTTTTTTATTGCAGCCTTTGTAAATGTTGATGAGCTTAGTTTATTGAGTTTGTTATTTAAAGGCCAACTGTTTCTGTTAGGAGGAAATATGGTTTCTGTTCTGGTATTATTCTTTGTGTCGTTGCCGACAGTATTCTTGATAGCTAATATTATGTTGGCGAACAATACCTGTGATTTAGAACAAGATATCCTTAATCACAGGTACACCTTGCCGTTTTATATTGGTAAAAAGCGAGCTGTTCAATTGTTTAATGCATTAGTCTACATGAGTTATGTAGTGATTGTTTTAGCTGTTTTACTGAGTTTATTACACCCTATTTTATTGCTCTTATTACTAACCATTATCCCAATGAGGAAAAACTTAGCTCTGTACAACAACAAGCAAGTTAAGTCGGAGACATTTGTTATTGCTATAAAAAACATCATTTTATTTAGTGCCAGTGAAGTTGTGCTGTTAGCAATAAGTTTAGTATTCAAATAA
- the rpmG gene encoding 50S ribosomal protein L33, which produces MSGKKTSLACSVCGSRNYSKKVNEGNRTERLEVKKFCKYCNQHTLHRETK; this is translated from the coding sequence ATGAGTGGAAAAAAAACATCTTTAGCTTGTTCTGTTTGTGGATCTAGAAATTATTCTAAAAAAGTAAATGAAGGAAATCGCACAGAACGCTTAGAAGTAAAAAAATTCTGTAAATACTGCAATCAACATACATTACATCGTGAAACGAAGTAA
- a CDS encoding glycine betaine ABC transporter substrate-binding protein, with protein MNVKSIGIILGLSTVLTLGGCAGGNETENSTNETVSEQVDYTITGIEPGAGITGMAHQTLEGYENLAGWELEESSTGGMLTLLDQAIANEEPIIFTGWAPHWMFSEYDLKYLEDPKGTMGDVESIHTIARVDFEAEMPNAYKILDAFQWEVEDMEAVMFEAQESSFEESAANWVEANKDKVEMWVEGAEKVDGEEIELVSTPWDTERASSLVAKAVLEQQGYEVTVTDVDPAVLFEAIANGSADASLAPWLPTTHASFYEKHQDNIVDLGENLTGAKNGLVVPSYMDIDSIEELEPKE; from the coding sequence ATGAATGTAAAATCGATTGGAATCATTTTAGGATTATCTACTGTGTTAACGCTAGGTGGATGTGCGGGTGGTAACGAAACAGAAAATAGTACCAATGAGACGGTGAGCGAACAAGTGGATTATACTATTACGGGTATTGAACCTGGAGCGGGAATAACTGGGATGGCACATCAAACTTTAGAGGGATATGAAAATCTAGCAGGCTGGGAACTTGAAGAAAGTTCAACTGGTGGCATGCTAACGTTGTTGGATCAAGCCATCGCTAATGAAGAACCTATTATTTTTACCGGATGGGCACCGCATTGGATGTTTTCAGAATATGATTTAAAATACTTAGAAGATCCAAAGGGAACTATGGGGGATGTCGAGAGTATTCATACTATTGCGAGGGTAGATTTTGAAGCAGAAATGCCTAATGCCTACAAAATTCTTGATGCTTTTCAATGGGAAGTAGAAGATATGGAAGCTGTAATGTTTGAAGCACAAGAAAGTTCTTTTGAAGAGTCTGCGGCGAATTGGGTGGAAGCGAATAAAGATAAAGTAGAAATGTGGGTTGAAGGTGCTGAAAAAGTAGACGGGGAAGAAATCGAACTTGTATCAACGCCGTGGGATACTGAAAGAGCATCCAGTCTTGTAGCAAAAGCTGTATTAGAGCAACAAGGCTACGAAGTCACCGTAACAGATGTTGATCCTGCAGTTTTGTTTGAAGCAATTGCAAATGGGTCAGCAGATGCATCGCTTGCGCCATGGTTGCCAACGACACATGCATCTTTTTATGAAAAGCACCAGGATAATATCGTTGATTTAGGTGAGAACTTAACGGGTGCTAAAAATGGGTTAGTTGTTCCTAGTTATATGGATATTGACTCTATTGAAGAATTAGAACCAAAAGAATAG
- the secE gene encoding preprotein translocase subunit SecE yields MKKIKNFFGGVRQEIKAVTWPTGKELRKYTLTVFVVCLLFVLFFAVVDFGIDALLDFVL; encoded by the coding sequence ATGAAGAAAATAAAAAACTTTTTTGGCGGTGTACGTCAAGAAATCAAAGCAGTCACATGGCCTACTGGTAAAGAACTTAGAAAATATACGTTGACTGTTTTTGTCGTCTGTCTATTATTTGTTCTTTTCTTTGCGGTTGTTGACTTTGGGATAGATGCACTCTTAGATTTTGTTTTATAA
- the rplL gene encoding 50S ribosomal protein L7/L12, whose protein sequence is MALNIEQIVADLKESTILELNDLVKAIEEEFGVTAAAPVAAAGAGDSAAAEQTEFTVELTSAGDSKIKVIKAVREATGLGLKEAKGLVDGAPAAIKENISKEDAEALKEALEAAGASVEVK, encoded by the coding sequence ATGGCATTAAACATTGAACAAATCGTTGCTGACTTGAAAGAATCAACGATTTTAGAATTAAACGACTTAGTAAAAGCAATCGAAGAAGAATTTGGCGTAACTGCAGCAGCTCCAGTAGCAGCAGCAGGAGCTGGAGACTCAGCAGCAGCTGAACAAACTGAATTTACAGTAGAATTAACTTCTGCTGGAGACTCAAAAATTAAAGTTATCAAAGCTGTACGTGAAGCTACAGGCCTTGGCTTGAAAGAAGCTAAAGGATTAGTTGATGGAGCACCAGCAGCAATCAAAGAAAACATTTCTAAAGAAGATGCTGAAGCTTTGAAAGAAGCTTTAGAAGCAGCTGGAGCTTCTGTAGAAGTTAAATAA
- the rplK gene encoding 50S ribosomal protein L11, which translates to MAKKVVKLVKLQIPAGKATPAPPVGPALGQAQINIMGFCKEFNARTAELNGLITPVVISVYEDRSFTFITKTPPAAVLLKKAAGVESGSGEPNTKKVAKVTRDQVREIAETKMADLNASDVDSAMLMIEGTARSMGFTVEG; encoded by the coding sequence GTGGCTAAAAAAGTAGTTAAATTAGTTAAATTGCAAATTCCTGCAGGGAAAGCAACTCCAGCTCCACCCGTAGGTCCAGCTTTAGGACAAGCACAAATCAATATCATGGGATTCTGTAAAGAATTCAATGCTCGTACTGCTGAGTTAAACGGATTAATCACTCCCGTTGTTATTTCTGTATATGAAGATCGTTCATTTACATTTATTACAAAAACTCCACCTGCTGCTGTTTTACTTAAAAAAGCTGCTGGTGTTGAATCTGGTTCTGGTGAACCAAACACTAAAAAAGTTGCAAAAGTAACTCGCGACCAAGTTAGAGAAATTGCTGAAACAAAAATGGCTGATTTAAACGCATCTGACGTTGACTCTGCTATGTTAATGATCGAAGGTACTGCACGAAGCATGGGATTCACCGTAGAAGGTTAA
- the rplA gene encoding 50S ribosomal protein L1 codes for MAKKSKQYLAAAEKVDVLKAYSLEEAVALIKDVDYAKFDATVEVAYRLGVDPKKADQQIRGAVVLPNGTGKTQKVLVFAKGEKAKEAEAAGADYVGEAELVQKINGGWFDFDVVVATPDMMAEVGRLGRVLGPKGLMPNPKTGTVTMDVTKAINEIKAGKVTYRVDKAGNVHAPIGKVSFDNAKLVENFRTINDTMLRVKPSTAKGEYIKNITVTTTFGPGVKVDAGSF; via the coding sequence ATGGCTAAAAAAAGTAAACAATATTTAGCAGCGGCTGAAAAAGTTGATGTTTTAAAAGCTTATTCTTTAGAAGAAGCTGTAGCATTAATTAAAGACGTTGACTACGCTAAATTCGATGCAACTGTAGAAGTTGCTTATAGACTTGGCGTTGACCCTAAGAAAGCTGATCAACAAATTCGTGGAGCAGTTGTTCTTCCAAATGGAACAGGGAAAACTCAAAAAGTATTAGTATTTGCTAAAGGTGAAAAAGCTAAAGAAGCTGAAGCTGCTGGAGCAGATTACGTAGGAGAAGCTGAATTAGTTCAAAAAATCAATGGCGGATGGTTTGATTTCGACGTTGTTGTTGCAACTCCAGACATGATGGCTGAAGTTGGTCGTCTTGGACGTGTTTTAGGACCTAAAGGCCTAATGCCAAACCCTAAAACAGGTACTGTTACAATGGATGTTACTAAAGCAATCAATGAAATTAAAGCTGGTAAAGTTACTTACCGTGTTGACAAAGCAGGAAATGTTCATGCTCCAATCGGTAAAGTATCATTTGACAATGCTAAATTAGTTGAAAACTTCAGAACAATCAACGATACAATGTTGAGAGTTAAACCTTCAACTGCTAAAGGCGAATACATCAAGAACATTACAGTAACTACTACTTTTGGACCTGGTGTTAAAGTTGATGCAGGATCGTTTTAA